The DNA segment GGACACAGAGATCGGACTGAAAGGATGGTAAGTGCCAGGTAGGGCTATAAGGCTGGCAGACTCACAAGTGCTGTTGCACCGCTGCCTTTGGGTTAGGAGAGCAGAACCAGCTCCCTGGAGGCAGGCTGCCAAGGAGGAGAGAGGTAGCCTGGGAGCCCCAGCTATTGAAGGTGCTCCCCACTAGTCCTGGGCCTGCATGGGGCCCCAGAGGCGATCCCAGAGATGAGGAAGAGGAGTGTCTCAGAGGTATGCGGGGGGTGGactgcagggagagggagaggaccCCTCCCACCCACAGTGTTGCAGGCCAGCAGGAAGACAGGCACCCGGGGCAAGGCTGCAGCCACCAAACAGGCCCAACGCGGCTCTTCCAACGTGTTTTCCATGTTCGAACAAGCCCAGATCCAGGAATTCAAGGAAGTGAGTGCCCCAAGCCCAAAGCCCTGCCCCACAACATCCCCTTCTCTCTAGGTCAGTAGCCCTGGTGCTGCCCAGAGCCTCCCCAGGCCTCCCCAGGCCTCCCCCGGCCCCTGCTCCTCACACCACCCAGGACTCTCCTACCTCCTGCCTTCCAAGGGGGTGGGGAGCTGGTTCCTGTAGGAGACCCTGCCCCTCACCTCACAGGCCTTCAGCTGCATCGACCAGAACCGGGACGGTATCATCTGCAAGTCTGACCTGAGGGAGACCTACTCCCAGCTTGGTTCGTGAGCTCTTCTCCCACCCCAACCCATCCCTACAAGGGCCTCTGCTAGATACCAGCCCCACCCCTCCCGAGGAcatccctctgccctctccaccCCCTGCTCCCAGCCTGCTCgcaccaccctccctcccctctttccaCACTTTTCTTCCActtctccccttccccctccttccctgccCTGAGCTGAGGCTGGGAAGGAGGGGAGGACAGTCCAGTGTCCCTGGGTCCACTCCTGTCCCTGTCCCCAGGGAAGCTGAGTGTCCCTGACGAGGAGCTGGACGCCATGCTGCAGGAGGGAAAGGGCCCCATCAACTTCACTGTCTTCCTCACACTTTTTGGGGAGAAGCTTAATGGTGAGCTGGGTGTTCGGGACCCTCCTCCTGCTTCTGCCTGGTCTCCATCTCCAGTGGCCACACAGGCCCAGAGAAGGTggccccactgcatggacctccCCAACGTCCCACAGGCACTGCCAGCAAAGTCCCAACTCCAGAGTGAGCAAATGGGCCTTCAGGTCCACTTCCTAACCCTAAGTCCCGACCTTCTCCCTGCCTCGTCCCCCCCTCTGGTCCCCAAGGGACACTTTGTATCAGTAGGAGATAGGGGGCTCCATGCGTACCCTGGGACTCTTCCTGGGTGGGGCCAGTTAGCTGAGGGGGTGGGTGCTTGCCCGGCTTTCTCCACCCCAGGGACGGACCCTGAGGAGGCTATCCTGAGTGCCTTTCGCATGTTTGACCCCAGTGGCCAGGGGGTGGTGAACAAGGATGAGTAAGTGTGAATGACCGGGTACGGGTACTCTGCTGGGTCTCCACCCCAGACTGTTGTGAGGGCAGCTGCCTTAATTTGGGGGGCCTTCTTGTCACCTTCGTGAGTGGGCAGTGGGAGCTCCCGCCCAGTCTCCATGCAGCTGGCCCCTCTGTGGCCTTCTCCATTCTTCCAGGTTCAAGCAGCTCCTCCTGACCCAGGCAGACAAGTTCTCTCTGGCTGAGGTGAGGCATCTTGGCTACTTCAGTCCCATTTCCTGACTTCTACTCTGGGCCCCAGCCAGGAAGGGCCTGGGAATACCCTGGTGAACAGAACAagcccagcccctgcccttgAGAGGCTCAGAGCCAGCAGGAAAGACCCGGACCCAGTGTAATGGGCACTCTGAGGGTGGCGTTAGAAGACGAAGGGGATGTACCAGGCAGAGAgggctgtgtgtgcgtgtgtgcagaGGCCCAGGTGCTCCAGCAGGTGAGCGGGAGCATGCCGGAGCAACTGGAGGGATGCCCTGCACATGCGGGGCAGGAGGGTGCAGACGTAGAATCTTGGGAGGCACCTCCATGTGGCCATGTGCCCAGAGCCCCATATCAGACAGCAGAAAGGCTACGAGCTAACACGCCGCTGGGGGAGAGAGAGGTACGGGTCCCAGGTCTCCCTCGGGTCTCTCCAGGACccctcctgcccccagcccctccaTGCCTGTCTGCTGGGCTGTGCCAGGGGCCAAGGCTGTCCCTCACCAGTGCCTCCTCCAGGTTGAGCAGATGTTCGCCCTGACACCCATGGACCTGGCAGGGAACATCGACTACAAATCCCTGTGTTACATCATCACCCACGGAGATGAGAAAGAGGAGTGACGGGAGCCGGGCCACCGGGGAGGGCTCAGGCCTGTGGGATCCTCAATAAACTTGCTAAATTAGacctgctgtggtggcttgtctgTGGCAGATGGTGGGGGCAGCCAaggggactgtcttagttatgtgctgctgtaacagaaataccaaagtggatggctttgacaaatagAAATTTAGTATCTCACAGTCCTGGTGGCTAGAACTcggaattcagagcaccagctcctgggaaggctttctttgttagctctgggggaaggtccttgtcatcaatctttccctggtctaggagcttctcagagtagagactctgggtccaaatgacatgctccactcctggtacttctttttggtggcatgaggtccccctcctctctgctgtattcttttatatctcaaaagagattgactcaaaatacaacctaatcctgtagattcagtccagcctcattaacataactgcctctaatcctgccttattaacatcataaaccaaaaaaaaaaaaaacccaaacccattgctgtcgagtcgattccaactcatagtgacttcatagggtttccaaggagcacctggtagatttgaactgctgacctttggttagcagttatagctcttaagcactatgccaccagggatgaccattaatatcatagaggttaggatttacaacacataggataatcacatcagatcccaaaatggtggacaaccacacaatagtgggaatcatggtctagccaagctgacgcacattttggggggggggtcacaattaaatccataacagagaCCTAGGGGCCTGAGGGGGCCTAGACCCAGTGCAGTGACTGCAATGACGACAGGCACCCCCAGTATGAGCGCGTGCTGTGAGCCAGGGCCCTTTAGTGCCTCTCCACAATCCCTCACAACTGCAAGGGGTGAGCTCTTAGTATGCTCCGTTTGCGGATGAATACAGTGAGGGAGGCGCAGAGAAGATGGATACCTCACCCAGGCTGTATCTCTAGGCAGAGAAACAGGTGGGTTCGCATTCATTTGCCATCAGGCCCAGGGATGAGCCACTAAGTGATGCTCTGCCAGTTCCTTGAGGGTGTGCAGAGAAGAGGCTGCGGACCAGGCACTCACAAACTCTGTTCAACAGCCCAACTGATGGACAGGCCCGGGGCCCTGCCCGCCCAGAACCCCTGACCACggggccccctctgccctctgctCTTTCCCTGTCTCAGCACACTGGGCTCAGGTGGGCCTCCCTGCACACCTGCATGGGGTTTCCTGGGTCCTGTTTGAAAGGCACAGAGGAACCCATTTGAAAGCACAAGCAACTTCACATTAGAAATATGGACATGGAGAAATGACGGGAAACAGAGGCCAAAGGAGGGGCCAGAATACACACCAATTTTCAAAGGGGGTTCTCAACAATCAGCGCCATGCTTTGGTACCAGTCAGGTACCTTGAGGGTCAGATGCTGTAGAGAATTGTTAGTGTCCCCAGGGTCTCCACATTCCCCACCTCATCTGCAGAAGCCAGGGGCTGGAGGAGCTGGTGCAGCAGGAAGGATAGAACATACCTCCCACATCCTgggaactgaaaggtcagcagcagAGCCTCCAAAGCACCCATAAAAGAGACAGCGCGATCCTTGGCCAGACCCAGAGGATGCAAAGCCTGCCTCCAACAGGAACAGCCAAGAAAGGACTCTCCACTGCacctttcctctcctccttcccagctGCTGTAATGACAGTAGCTGGGGAAGTGGAGAAGAGGCGAGCAGGCAGAAGGAACTGGCTGCATTCCCCTCCCAAAGGCCAGCAAGGGGAGAGTGTTCCAAACCGGAGAGGTGTGCAGAGTTTTGATTTTTATCTGGGATTTGACAGTGTTAATTCCTAAATTGAGACTGTGATTTAAAGTAATCATGGCTTGTTCTACCGCGTAAAAGTGTTGAAGACTTAAATGCGAAGAGAAATACCAgaaattagtgtaacagaattGTGAGTAGATATGATTCACATCTGGCACCGTCAAACCGGAAGTACCTGGAAGGCCCCCTCTGAAGACAGGGCAGTGAAAACAGGTTATATAGGTCGGGGCTGGGCACGGTGGGAGCCTTGGGGcgaagtggttaacagctcggctgctaaccaaaaggtcaaaaaggccagcagtttgaatctaccaggagctccttggaaaccctatggggcagttctactctctcctgtagggtcgaaattgactcaagaggcaataggtttgggtttttgtttttttgtttgtttctcaggAAACAGCACGTGCAGGGTTTCAGGGTCAGTCAGTTGTAAAAAAACAGACATTAAGGACATGGCATATatcttaaggagccctagtggtgcagaggttaagaacttggctgttaaccaaaaggtcagcagtttgaatccaagagtgctccacggaaaccctatggggtagttctactgtgtagtgtaggaatctgaatcaactcaatggcaatggttttattattttggttACATATTCTAACACCCAGCTTGcagtcagaccctggagttcctgTTTCTGGACACTGACTACACGTAGGTAATTCTCCAACGCAGCCCATTGCCGAAGGCCAAATGTCTCCACTAAGCTGCCTGCTAGGCACTTCTTTGACTTGAAGGTAGCTTTAGGAAAACCATTTCcttaaaggctcaaggttcaaaaggacatgtCTGGGGTtggtcaccccaactccatggaccccagaaatctggaaTCCAAGAGAATTAAAACGGTTTCTCATTCATGGCCACAAAAGTCAAAGAACTGCCAGAGTTTTCATCCAGAGAGGAGGCAACCAGCCCACTCCTGCTGAGTATGCCTGAAAGGACAGTAGATGTGCTAAATCAAGTAGCCTTTATGATCATATCACAGGAGTTTTCTTGTTCAACAAACTGATTTTAGAAAGTAAAGGATACCTTTAAAAATCCAGCCCTCTATAAAGAAAAGTTGTGAGGCTCTGAAGATtatcaaataaaacaaaccccttgctgtcaagtcaattatgactcaccgtgtagaactgctcccactcacagaacagaactgcccagagggtttctgaggagcagctgatggattcaaactgccaactttctggttagcagccaagctctcaaccgcTGGGCCACCTTGGTGGCTCCCctataatgatttaaaaaaaaattacagcctcagaaaaccctatggagcagttctactgtgtcacatggggtcactataagtagaaACTGACTAGATAGCACCTAAAATAGTATGAAAAAAATGCACGATAGCTcaaaaatttttatattgatggcatgttgaaatgataatattttggggtaatataatggagccctggtggcatagagctCCTCTGTTAagtgaaagactggcagttcgaatccaccagccactctttggaaaccctaaggggcagttctattctgtcctatagggtcctgggagttggaatctactgacagcaatggtttttctctctctcttttttaaattggattaaacaaaatattactaaaattaatttcacctattactttttacttttttaattggctactagaaattttaaaattacatatgtgactCGCGTTTCTAGCTTACATTATACTTCCATTGGACAGCGCTGAGTTAGACTGTTGAATGTATTTATTTCAGCCCGGGATTTCGGGAGGCTTTGAGCTGTCACGCAGATTCAAACCTAGCAGCAGGGGCAAGGACCAATAACAGCAGAGTTCTCCGCAGGCAGTGCCGGGAGTCGGGGTTCCGAGTCCCCCGAAGGAAGACGGTTACAGTGGGCCCCGGTTGGCTCCAAGTGTTCCGGCTGCACAGGCAGAAAAGTAGCAGAGATCATACAAATTCATTTGTAGAACCAGTTTTTTTCCTCAATAGAGGCCCGAGGTGAGTGGTCTCACGGTTCGTACCTGAAGATGTTTGGGAAAAGTTGCGAGCGGGGTGAATGAGGCTGAGGGAGCCCCGGAGGAGCCAGGCCGCCTCCGGCGCCAACACCCAGGGAGGGGACCCTGGAGCGCTGTCTCCGGCCGAGGCGCCGTGCGGGGGCGGCCGGCTCCCCTCGCCCTCGCCAGGCAGTGGGTCCCGCAGGCAAAGGGCCCAGAGGGCACCATGTAACCCGGGGTCTGCCGCCCCGCCGCCAGGCGCCGGCTCCCCTCCCTGGACCCGAGGCGGCGCCGCGGAGACCGCGTCGCCCGCTCACAGGCCGCCGGCTGGGCCTCACCACGCCCCGCAGTCTCCGCCTGCCCCCGCCAGCAGCCGGCCGGCCACCCCTTCCCAGAGCCTGGCCCGGCCCTCTCACGGGGTGACCCCCAGGGTCTGAGGCCCGCCCCCCCTGCGGAGCCCGAGGCTACAGTTTATAGAGAGACTGGGGAACCTGCGGACTGGCGGGCGTTGTGCCCCCAAAACGCCTCCAGCGGGTGGGCCGCAGGCAAAGAGGGCCCTAAgggcaaatgcaaattaaaaattagaaaacctTAATTCTTCCTCGTTCGTATAAAGGGAGAGACGCCCCCTCCCTTTTCTTAGAGCATTTCCTTAAGAAAACATGTAATTGTACATTCTCTGCTTCTTTTTGGAATCTAAACCAGCTTCCCGCAAGTTTCACAGGCAGGCATTTTTCCTCAGGTCCTGGCAGCCATCTTCCTTTCACCCCGTTTCATCACGCAGGCGGTTGGAGCCCCTGGCCACCATCACAGGGGGAGGCAGGGCCTAATTTCAGTAGGGCCTAGCTCCAAGCTGCAATCCTATCTCCTGTCATAAAGATAAAaatcctattgccattgagtggattcggactcatagcaacgctacggaacagagaacaactgccccatagggtttccaaggctgtaatctttatggaagcagactgccacatctttttcccacagagccactgcagacctttccgttagcagctgagtgcttaaccactgcgtcatcagggctccttgtcatAAAGATACAGGAAGTCTATTTGTCCTTTGGATAAAGACAGTTAGCTAATACAGGTTCTACCCCATTACCAAGCGAATGTAGGAGATGCTCTGTGTGACAAATGCTGCAGTGAGTCCTCCTACCCAAGGGCAGGTATTCATCGGGACCACACATATGTAATGGGTCCATCTGCGACCATATAACTGGGGAGATTCCTTTCTGCCTTTGCAGTCAGTCTCTTTAGCGGACCTCTGTGATGCATCACATTCTGGCTCAATGCTTCCTTCCTTATAACACTGTTTTCTTTCCCTCCTACTTTTGTGGAGAGTTTGACTGGGCTGGCAGAGGATTTTGCTGTTAATTATTTTCCCAACATGGCCTAATGCTCCAACCCCATCAGAGACTCCCTTGCCAGTGGGGCAGAGCTGCCAGCCCCTCCCTCCTTCACCCTCCTGTGGGGCCAGGCCCCTGTTTTGTTGTTTCTGATTCTATTCCTGTGCTCCCACAACCCTGCCCTCACTACCCCACTCGGCCACTCCCCTTGCTGAGGGATGTGCCACATTCTTTCTGTAAACATGTTAACATTCTTTCTGTAGACATGTTAACACCCCTGATAAGGTTAATGACCAGGCTCTTAAACTTTCTGCCTCCGGCATGAGAAAAatgtaatctctaaggaagctTGGGCTGCGTTTAGCCCTTTGTGCTGTTTTAAAGTTTAACAGTCAGGGTTTGATGAGTGCCTCTTGAAGCCCTGATGCCACagcggttaaagtgattgactgctaaccgtcgtgcggtttgaaaccaccagccctgcttgggggaaagatgtggcagtctgcttccacagaggtttacagcctcggaaacccattggggtcactacgagtcagaactgacttgtcggcaatgggtttgatttttggttttcctGTCACCACAGCCACCTCACCCACCTTCCAGCCCAGACCCTCTCCCACAAAGGGAGGGGCGGAGATATCCCAGCTCTGGTACTTCGTCCTAATTTTACTGCAGCAAACATGCAAGACTTGGGGAATCCAGCTGTGTCTGGTTAAGCTGGAGGGACTAGTAAGTAATAGGTCCAAACCCACCTGCCTTTCTTTGCAGTCTGCTGTCTAGACCGAAAGGCTGTGGGGTGCAGAGACGCAAAGGGAGGCGCAGTGAGGAAGGTCAGGGAGCACGGTGCTGTGAGGCTGGGGCCAGGGTCCCAGTCCTGGCCCTTCACTATGTATGTGGGGGGCCTTGCGTGACACCCACCCCCTCTGTAAAGGAGGGTTGGACTGAATAGTCACAATTTCTCACACTCATTGAGCACTTCTCTGGACCAGGCTAGGTGCTGGACATGAATTAACACGCTAATCCTCCCAATATCCTGGTACACCTGTAGCTGTCTACTCGTCCCCCAAGCCTCTGCCTCCCTAGGACTCCTCATGCTCCATGGTAACTAGATTCGTAGTTGTGCACCTGGACTCCTGTGCTGGTAGGTGTGACCCTGCGGGATGCCAGAGGTAGCATCATATGGCACATTTCTTCCTTAAGAGACAGATGTATATGCCGTCCTttgcttcctcctcctcccttctgC comes from the Elephas maximus indicus isolate mEleMax1 chromosome 8, mEleMax1 primary haplotype, whole genome shotgun sequence genome and includes:
- the MYL7 gene encoding myosin regulatory light chain 2, atrial isoform isoform X2, which gives rise to MASRKTGTRGKAAATKQAQRGSSNVFSMFEQAQIQEFKEAFSCIDQNRDGIICKSDLRETYSQLGKLSVPDEELDAMLQEGKGPINFTVFLTLFGEKLNGTDPEEAILSAFRMFDPSGQGVVNKDEFKQLLLTQADKFSLAEVEQMFALTPMDLAGNIDYKSLCYIITHGDEKEE
- the MYL7 gene encoding myosin regulatory light chain 2, atrial isoform isoform X1 — protein: MRKRSVSEVCGGWTAGRGRGPLPPTVLQASRKTGTRGKAAATKQAQRGSSNVFSMFEQAQIQEFKEAFSCIDQNRDGIICKSDLRETYSQLGKLSVPDEELDAMLQEGKGPINFTVFLTLFGEKLNGTDPEEAILSAFRMFDPSGQGVVNKDEFKQLLLTQADKFSLAEVEQMFALTPMDLAGNIDYKSLCYIITHGDEKEE